From the genome of Methanothermobacter sp., one region includes:
- a CDS encoding class I SAM-dependent methyltransferase family protein, giving the protein MKALRVPKRHANIIIKRLIKDSIIDPNFKIKRDEKFVFIPLKEPIDPKIIHESASIIETKFKEKKKRPRDFKEILKDKIEDKLLADIRRSFDIIGDIVILEIPEKLEEYKHLIGEAALKFTKKRGVFRKKSKVKGIERIREFEHLAGENSTETIHVEYSTRIKLDIKKVYFNPRLANERERIARQVKKGETVLDMFAGVGPFSLAIARHKKASKIYAVDINPTAIEYLKENIRLNKAHEIIPCHGDIRKVAEKIPEKVDRIIMNLPASAREFLDLALKLIKDGGIIHYYEFARDFETPIKHLLEAAQPFKVKILHKRMVKSKSPGVWQIAIDAKIQKT; this is encoded by the coding sequence TTGAAGGCCCTTAGGGTTCCTAAAAGGCATGCAAATATCATAATAAAAAGACTTATCAAGGATTCTATTATAGATCCTAATTTTAAGATTAAAAGGGATGAAAAGTTCGTTTTCATACCATTAAAGGAGCCTATAGATCCTAAAATAATACATGAAAGCGCTTCAATCATTGAAACGAAATTCAAAGAAAAGAAGAAGCGTCCAAGAGACTTTAAAGAAATTTTAAAAGATAAAATAGAAGATAAACTCCTTGCGGATATAAGAAGATCCTTCGATATTATAGGTGACATCGTAATTTTGGAAATCCCAGAAAAACTAGAAGAATATAAACATTTGATAGGGGAGGCTGCTTTAAAATTCACGAAAAAACGCGGAGTATTCAGGAAAAAAAGCAAAGTTAAAGGCATCGAACGTATAAGGGAGTTCGAACATCTTGCAGGTGAAAATTCAACTGAAACAATCCATGTGGAATATTCCACAAGGATAAAACTAGACATAAAAAAAGTCTACTTTAACCCTAGGCTCGCGAATGAAAGAGAAAGAATCGCAAGACAAGTAAAAAAAGGAGAAACAGTACTTGACATGTTTGCGGGTGTCGGACCATTTTCCTTGGCCATCGCAAGACACAAAAAAGCCTCCAAAATCTATGCTGTTGATATCAATCCAACAGCAATAGAATACCTAAAAGAGAATATCAGATTAAATAAGGCCCATGAAATCATACCATGTCATGGTGATATAAGAAAAGTTGCAGAGAAAATCCCCGAGAAAGTTGACAGGATCATAATGAATCTCCCAGCAAGTGCAAGGGAATTCCTAGACCTAGCATTAAAACTGATAAAAGATGGTGGAATAATACACTACTATGAATTTGCAAGGGACTTCGAAACCCCAATAAAACATCTATTAGAAGCTGCGCAGCCATTTAAAGTGAAAATACTTCACAAAAGGATGGTCAAATCGAAGAGTCCAGGGGTTTGGCAGATTGCAATCGATGCAAAAATTCAGAAAACCTAG
- the mtnA gene encoding S-methyl-5-thioribose-1-phosphate isomerase: protein MKTIKWEKNRLLLIDQRKLPDKLEYFECKSYEDVIFAIKNMVVRGAPAIGVAAAFAVALADLANEDLEKAAQEIKNSRPTAINLQWAVKRTLSSDSPLKEALRIYKEDMETTRAIGEHGAALINDGDTILTHCNAGALACVDYGTALGVIRAAHNKGKRVKVFCNETRPLGQGARLSVWELQMENIPVKLIVDSAAGYLMQQEKIDKVIIGADRIARGGVVNKIGSLMVALAAKRFKVPFYVAAPMSTFDEENSIYDTIIEERGSDEVLYYGGCRIAPKDTEVFNPAFDIVPSDLITAIITEDGIIDPL from the coding sequence TTGAAGACCATTAAATGGGAAAAAAATCGCCTACTACTAATAGATCAACGCAAATTACCAGATAAACTTGAATATTTCGAATGTAAAAGTTACGAGGATGTTATATTTGCCATAAAAAATATGGTGGTTAGAGGAGCCCCAGCCATAGGAGTGGCAGCAGCCTTCGCAGTCGCACTAGCAGATCTCGCCAATGAAGACCTTGAAAAAGCCGCCCAAGAGATTAAAAATTCGCGACCAACAGCAATAAACCTCCAATGGGCAGTTAAAAGAACATTATCTTCTGATTCTCCATTAAAGGAAGCCCTCAGAATATACAAGGAAGATATGGAGACTACAAGGGCCATTGGGGAACATGGGGCTGCTCTAATCAATGATGGAGATACTATTCTCACACATTGCAACGCCGGAGCCCTTGCATGCGTAGATTATGGAACAGCCCTTGGAGTTATAAGGGCAGCTCATAATAAAGGTAAACGTGTGAAGGTATTCTGTAATGAGACAAGGCCGTTGGGCCAGGGGGCCCGCTTAAGTGTATGGGAGCTTCAAATGGAGAACATACCTGTAAAGCTTATAGTGGATAGTGCCGCAGGTTACCTTATGCAACAAGAAAAAATCGATAAGGTGATTATTGGAGCTGATAGGATTGCTAGGGGCGGTGTTGTTAATAAAATAGGCTCATTGATGGTTGCATTAGCTGCTAAGAGGTTTAAAGTGCCATTTTATGTGGCAGCCCCTATGAGTACCTTTGATGAAGAGAATAGTATATATGATACTATTATTGAGGAGAGAGGCTCTGATGAGGTATTATATTATGGGGGTTGTAGGATAGCTCCAAAAGATACTGAGGTTTTTAACCCTGCATTTGATATTGTACCATCTGATCTTATAACTGCTATAATCACTGAGGATGGTATAATAGACCCTCTCTAG
- the nifB gene encoding FeMo cofactor biosynthesis protein NifB, producing the protein MVIPRQTRFAHITKAHPCFNEKIHDKVGRIHLPIAPKCNIHCKFCTREISECEMRPGVTSRVMSVDDAIKHVEKVTKEMPISVIGVAGPGDALANEETFEFFKRANEKFPDLIKCMSTNGLLLPEKADELAKLGVKTITVTVNAIDPEIGEKIYSHVIYNGKVYRGKEAFKILSKNQLEGIEKAAKNGIIVKVNTVLIPGLNDKHITDIAREVKKRGASLMNIIPLIPLAEMKDYPRPTCAQIEKARAEVEKIIPVFRACMQCRADAYGIPGKKDKHLDITPASHY; encoded by the coding sequence ATGGTAATACCACGCCAGACAAGATTCGCCCACATAACAAAGGCTCACCCATGTTTCAATGAGAAAATCCACGACAAAGTAGGCAGAATACACCTACCCATCGCCCCAAAATGTAATATACATTGCAAATTTTGCACCAGAGAAATAAGCGAATGTGAAATGCGCCCAGGAGTAACATCAAGGGTTATGAGCGTGGACGACGCCATAAAGCATGTTGAAAAAGTTACAAAGGAGATGCCAATATCTGTAATAGGCGTCGCAGGTCCAGGTGACGCTCTAGCCAATGAAGAAACATTCGAATTTTTTAAACGGGCCAATGAGAAATTCCCAGATCTTATAAAGTGTATGAGCACCAATGGCCTCTTACTCCCCGAAAAGGCAGATGAATTAGCCAAACTCGGCGTAAAAACAATAACAGTCACAGTAAATGCAATAGACCCAGAAATAGGCGAGAAAATATACTCACATGTCATATACAATGGGAAAGTTTACAGGGGAAAAGAAGCCTTCAAGATACTTTCCAAAAACCAACTCGAGGGCATAGAAAAAGCAGCCAAAAACGGTATCATAGTCAAAGTTAACACCGTACTCATACCAGGATTAAATGACAAACACATCACCGATATAGCCCGAGAAGTTAAAAAGAGGGGAGCATCCCTAATGAATATAATACCGTTAATACCCCTAGCTGAGATGAAAGACTATCCCAGGCCAACATGTGCACAGATAGAAAAAGCAAGAGCCGAAGTGGAAAAGATAATACCAGTATTCAGAGCTTGTATGCAATGCCGTGCAGACGCCTATGGTATACCAGGCAAAAAAGACAAACACTTAGACATCACACCAGCAAGTCATTATTAA
- a CDS encoding methanogenesis marker 17 protein: MKVECYDREGAEAYELVVKQVLQDLQLGRAIEDLQIFADPREPVFIIVVKFAKAASPVHLEDMAIPEYDKEENKLHLRITDETYLPQLLEKLWKLEGREKIQQPTRFEIIIENPTVKLEGLTVHDPQETLKKKIYDAIFRIIPEGFRVIRDISSDNIIAMVCTDEILQEEWIKKAYGIIEKMGVEKRW; the protein is encoded by the coding sequence ATGAAAGTAGAATGCTATGATCGTGAAGGAGCCGAAGCATATGAACTAGTAGTAAAACAAGTACTCCAGGACTTGCAACTCGGACGGGCAATAGAAGACTTACAGATATTCGCAGACCCCAGAGAACCAGTATTTATAATAGTGGTCAAATTCGCCAAGGCAGCATCCCCAGTCCATCTAGAGGACATGGCAATACCAGAATATGACAAAGAAGAAAACAAACTCCACCTACGCATAACAGATGAAACATACCTCCCCCAGTTACTTGAAAAGCTCTGGAAACTAGAAGGAAGAGAAAAAATACAACAACCAACAAGATTCGAAATAATAATCGAAAACCCCACCGTCAAACTAGAAGGCTTAACCGTCCACGACCCCCAAGAGACCCTCAAAAAGAAAATATATGATGCAATATTCAGGATAATACCAGAAGGATTCCGCGTTATAAGAGACATCTCCAGTGACAATATAATAGCAATGGTATGCACTGACGAAATACTCCAAGAAGAATGGATAAAAAAAGCATATGGCATTATCGAAAAAATGGGAGTTGAAAAAAGATGGTAA
- a CDS encoding methyltransferase domain-containing protein, with product MKHQDAGKTTRDILDARNVIEALKIKNGMILVDAGCGDGFISIEASKAIGTGKIYAIDIYEKSINILKKTIKDKNIENIEAIVGDITSKLPIPDATVDIYLMANVLHGLIANKRIKPAMMEIRRVLKPDGTLAIVEFKKRSRVGPHPSLRLDPDETSNIIKVYGFYTLKVEDVGPYHYILLAGRSV from the coding sequence ATGAAACACCAAGATGCCGGTAAAACAACAAGAGACATACTAGACGCAAGAAATGTCATAGAAGCCTTGAAAATAAAAAATGGGATGATATTAGTTGACGCAGGTTGTGGTGACGGTTTCATATCCATTGAAGCTTCAAAGGCCATTGGCACCGGTAAAATTTATGCCATCGACATCTATGAAAAATCCATTAACATCCTAAAGAAGACAATAAAAGATAAAAACATAGAAAACATAGAAGCGATAGTCGGAGATATAACAAGCAAACTGCCAATCCCAGACGCCACTGTAGACATATATCTCATGGCCAACGTACTACACGGTTTAATAGCCAATAAGAGAATTAAACCAGCTATGATGGAGATAAGGAGGGTGCTGAAACCTGATGGTACACTAGCCATTGTAGAATTCAAAAAAAGAAGTAGAGTTGGACCCCATCCCTCTTTAAGGTTAGATCCTGATGAAACCTCTAATATTATAAAAGTTTATGGTTTTTACACGTTAAAAGTAGAAGATGTTGGACCATACCATTATATTCTATTGGCGGGAAGATCAGTATAA
- the dph5 gene encoding diphthine synthase → MLYIIGLGLYDEDDISIKGMKALKGCDRIFAEFYTAKLKDQKLSTIKEKTGKDIKILTREEIEEDMTPLKYAQGEDVALLVPGDPLVATTHSNLILEARRKGIKTRIIHSSSIFSAAPSLAGLQIYKFGKTTTIPFPEKNYFPHSPYLTIKDNLEYNAHTLILLDIKAEENKYMSANEGLEYLLKVEKERKENIIDLNTLAVVLARVGSSNPLIRADLIKRLIVEDFGRPLHCLIIPSNLHFLEAEYLIEIGGAPPHILSDIK, encoded by the coding sequence ATGCTCTATATTATAGGCCTAGGACTCTATGATGAAGATGACATTTCAATCAAGGGCATGAAAGCACTGAAAGGATGCGACAGGATATTCGCAGAATTCTACACAGCAAAACTAAAAGATCAGAAACTGTCAACAATAAAAGAAAAAACCGGGAAGGATATAAAGATACTTACAAGGGAGGAGATAGAGGAGGATATGACACCATTAAAATATGCCCAAGGAGAAGACGTGGCATTACTAGTGCCAGGGGATCCTCTAGTCGCTACAACACATTCCAACCTAATATTGGAGGCACGGAGAAAAGGCATTAAAACTAGAATAATACACTCGTCATCCATTTTTTCAGCAGCCCCAAGCCTTGCAGGCCTGCAAATATACAAGTTCGGTAAAACAACAACAATACCATTCCCAGAGAAGAACTATTTTCCACACTCACCATACCTCACAATAAAAGATAACCTGGAATATAACGCCCACACCCTAATACTCCTAGATATAAAAGCTGAGGAAAACAAGTATATGAGTGCAAACGAGGGCCTAGAATACCTTCTAAAAGTTGAAAAAGAGAGAAAAGAGAACATAATCGACTTGAACACCCTTGCTGTTGTATTAGCCAGGGTAGGATCATCTAATCCATTGATAAGAGCCGACTTGATAAAAAGGCTAATAGTTGAGGATTTTGGCAGACCATTGCATTGTCTGATCATCCCATCCAATTTACACTTCCTTGAAGCAGAATACCTTATAGAAATAGGGGGAGCACCACCACACATATTAAGTGATATAAAATGA